A section of the Alkalihalobacillus sp. LMS39 genome encodes:
- the cbpA gene encoding cyclic di-AMP binding protein CbpA has product MRISNLYQDISNIVYVNENHSLQEALTTLEQSGYRCIPILDQKKECFLGNIYKSKIYEYIVKENGDLSLPVTTLGKDQDAIIHKNSSFYEAFLTVKRLPYLTILDEKEHFVGIFTHSRIMEILEDSWGVGQGSYTLSIICMEYKGALNKVTGIINKYTDIKSLLTLDNQKTVSRRIVVTLPKDVDEALCKKIIENLNKNGFRVFDIEDVSELDM; this is encoded by the coding sequence ATGAGAATTAGTAATTTATATCAAGATATTTCTAACATCGTCTACGTTAATGAGAACCATTCATTGCAAGAGGCACTAACAACACTTGAACAGTCTGGATACCGCTGTATTCCCATTCTAGATCAGAAGAAAGAATGCTTTTTAGGAAACATTTATAAATCAAAGATATATGAGTATATTGTTAAGGAAAACGGAGATTTATCTTTACCTGTTACTACATTAGGAAAAGACCAAGATGCGATTATTCATAAAAATTCCTCTTTTTATGAAGCCTTTTTAACGGTTAAACGGCTTCCCTACTTAACGATTTTAGATGAAAAAGAACATTTTGTTGGCATTTTTACACATAGTAGGATTATGGAAATTTTAGAGGATAGCTGGGGTGTTGGACAAGGAAGTTATACATTATCTATTATTTGTATGGAATATAAAGGGGCTTTAAATAAAGTGACAGGAATTATTAATAAATATACGGACATTAAAAGTTTGCTTACGTTAGACAATCAAAAAACAGTGTCCCGTCGAATTGTCGTTACTTTACCTAAAGATGTAGATGAAGCCCTTTGCAAAAAAATTATTGAAAATCTAAATAAAAATGGATTTCGTGTGTTTGATATTGAAGACGTGTCTGAACTCGACATGTAA
- a CDS encoding glycerol-3-phosphate dehydrogenase/oxidase, translating into MNQRFSSKRRSTYLEDMKSNELDLLVIGGGITGAGIALDAQVRGLKTGVIDMQDFAAGTSSRSTKLVHGGLRYLKQFEIKLVSEVGKERAIVYRNAPHVTTPEWMLLPMIKGGTFGKTATSIGLKVYDALAGVHKHERRKMLSREETLQKEPLIREDKLKGGGIYVEYRTDDARLTLEVIKEAVARGTLAVNYVKALDFIYRDNEVVGVKVLDILTNTEHDIYAKKIVNAAGPWVDTLREKDKSKKQKYLHLTKGIHLVIDGKRFPLKQAVYFDTEHDGRMVFAIPRQGKTYVGTTDTFYEGDIAHPRVTTEDRDYIIDAVNYMFPSVNLTKTDIESSWVGLRPLIHEEGKSASEISRKDEIFYSNSGLISIAGGKLTGYRKMAERIVDYVAKELGNEQRCTTDQIILSGGNVGPSFEEFTNEKIKEGLSLGLTENEAKQLVTLYGSNVDSIFERIQKENETKHSLTPQVFAQLTYAIEEEMASSPIDFFNRRTAALFFNIDWVLQWKDAVIAYMKKEFQWDDEQTKKHTEYLQSEIYYAQNAVDEWVEKEKNII; encoded by the coding sequence ATGAACCAACGATTTTCAAGCAAACGACGTTCAACATATTTGGAAGACATGAAATCAAATGAACTTGACCTATTAGTAATAGGTGGCGGTATTACTGGAGCAGGCATAGCCCTCGATGCACAAGTACGTGGTTTAAAAACAGGAGTCATTGACATGCAAGACTTTGCAGCAGGGACGTCAAGTCGGTCGACAAAATTAGTCCATGGTGGACTTCGATATTTAAAGCAATTTGAAATTAAATTAGTATCAGAAGTCGGAAAAGAACGAGCGATTGTGTATCGAAATGCTCCACATGTTACAACACCAGAGTGGATGTTACTTCCAATGATTAAAGGTGGAACATTTGGAAAGACCGCGACATCGATTGGGTTAAAAGTATATGATGCACTTGCGGGTGTTCATAAACATGAACGAAGAAAGATGCTGTCAAGAGAAGAAACATTACAGAAGGAACCATTAATTCGCGAAGATAAATTAAAGGGTGGCGGTATTTACGTTGAGTATCGGACCGATGATGCGCGGTTAACCTTAGAAGTTATAAAAGAGGCCGTTGCAAGAGGCACATTAGCAGTCAATTATGTAAAAGCCCTTGATTTTATTTACCGAGATAACGAGGTAGTTGGTGTTAAAGTTTTGGATATTTTAACGAATACTGAACACGATATATATGCTAAAAAAATAGTGAATGCGGCAGGACCATGGGTTGATACGTTACGTGAAAAAGATAAGTCAAAGAAACAAAAATACCTCCATTTAACTAAAGGTATACACCTTGTTATCGATGGTAAACGATTCCCATTAAAACAAGCTGTATATTTTGATACTGAACATGACGGTCGTATGGTATTTGCTATTCCAAGACAAGGTAAAACTTATGTAGGAACAACAGATACCTTTTATGAAGGTGACATTGCCCACCCTCGAGTGACAACAGAGGACCGTGATTATATTATTGATGCTGTGAATTATATGTTTCCATCAGTTAACCTCACTAAAACCGATATTGAATCAAGTTGGGTAGGTTTACGTCCGCTTATTCATGAAGAAGGAAAAAGTGCATCAGAGATTTCGAGAAAAGATGAAATCTTCTATTCAAATTCCGGTTTAATTTCGATCGCAGGCGGTAAATTAACAGGCTATAGAAAAATGGCTGAACGGATTGTTGATTATGTAGCGAAAGAATTAGGAAATGAACAACGTTGTACGACAGACCAAATCATTCTTTCTGGTGGAAATGTTGGACCTTCATTTGAGGAATTTACAAATGAGAAGATAAAAGAAGGACTTTCACTTGGATTAACGGAAAACGAAGCAAAGCAATTAGTAACGTTATATGGCTCAAATGTCGATTCGATATTTGAACGAATTCAAAAAGAAAATGAAACAAAACATTCATTAACTCCACAGGTATTTGCTCAATTAACATACGCAATCGAAGAAGAAATGGCATCAAGTCCTATCGATTTCTTCAATCGGCGTACGGCAGCTTTATTCTTTAACATTGATTGGGTACTACAGTGGAAAGATGCTGTAATTGCCTATATGAAAAAAGAGTTTCAATGGGATGATGAACAAACGAAAAAGCACACGGAATATTTGCAATCCGAAATTTATTACGCACAAAATGCCGTTGACGAGTGGGTTGAGAAGGAAAAAAACATTATATAA
- a CDS encoding ribonucleotide-diphosphate reductase subunit beta, whose product MNIQAPLSKIKLLNPEFPNKSTGIINGQSSGLLNWNDIAYPQMYDLYQTLLSNFWKAQEINMQDDIKQWDHLSAKEQDVFLRINTQLASLDSLQTPTMTQAMDYVTDSSFKAIFAVIAQQEAVHNESYSYILSSLVPLREQNDRFNQAKEDPIVQKRNQLILDAYEQFRQHPTPQHLFQLAINSINLEGIYFYAGFAFFYNLARQQKMLKTSTMISYIQRDEMQHAYFVCQFVRILLSENPELNNEDNIQYVYDCIHEAVQLEKEWAHYILADIDGIDLEEFEQYVEYLANKRLRQLGLSNLFEEKDNPMPWIHVFSDEMINETKSDFFEQKSRTYTKVTQSNGFDEL is encoded by the coding sequence ATGAATATTCAAGCACCATTATCTAAAATTAAATTACTCAACCCAGAGTTTCCAAATAAATCAACAGGTATCATTAACGGACAATCATCAGGATTGTTAAATTGGAATGATATTGCTTATCCGCAAATGTATGATTTATATCAAACATTACTATCAAATTTTTGGAAAGCCCAGGAGATTAATATGCAAGATGATATTAAGCAATGGGACCATTTATCAGCAAAAGAACAAGATGTATTTTTGCGGATTAATACTCAGCTCGCTTCTTTAGATAGCTTGCAAACACCTACTATGACGCAAGCAATGGATTATGTTACTGATTCTAGTTTTAAAGCCATTTTTGCAGTTATCGCTCAACAAGAAGCAGTGCATAATGAGTCATATTCTTATATTTTAAGTTCTCTTGTTCCATTGCGAGAGCAAAACGACCGCTTTAATCAAGCGAAAGAAGATCCGATTGTTCAAAAAAGAAATCAATTAATTTTAGATGCGTATGAACAATTCAGACAACACCCAACACCACAACATTTGTTTCAACTAGCGATTAACTCGATTAATTTAGAAGGTATTTATTTTTATGCTGGTTTTGCGTTTTTCTATAACTTAGCCCGCCAACAAAAAATGTTAAAAACAAGTACAATGATTAGTTATATTCAACGTGACGAGATGCAGCATGCTTATTTTGTTTGTCAATTTGTTCGTATTCTATTAAGTGAGAACCCTGAGTTAAACAATGAGGACAATATTCAATATGTATATGACTGCATTCATGAAGCGGTTCAATTAGAAAAAGAATGGGCTCACTATATTCTTGCGGATATTGATGGCATTGATTTAGAAGAGTTTGAGCAATATGTAGAATATTTAGCGAACAAACGTTTACGGCAACTAGGTTTAAGTAATTTATTTGAAGAAAAAGACAACCCAATGCCATGGATCCACGTTTTTAGTGATGAAATGATTAATGAAACAAAATCCGATTTCTTTGAACAAAAGTCAAGAACCTATACAAAAGTAACCCAATCAAATGGCTTTGATGAGTTATAG
- a CDS encoding NAD(P)/FAD-dependent oxidoreductase → MNKYDAIIVGAGPAGIFASYELLEKKPNAKVLLIDKGHDIYRRNCPILEEKIQFCPPAAGKKDFAGCLPACSITNGFGGAGAYSDGKFNITTEFGGWMTDYLQPSKVVELIRYVDEINLKHGATNTITDPTTEKVREIEQKGYGAGLKLLRAEVRHLGTEQNLEILKSIYEYLKDKIDMMYKTEVKDILTEKIDGKHKIYGIALKNGTEFTSDFVMIAPGRDGSAWLTDILKKRKLKMYNNQVDVGVRVETSDVVMREINEHLYEGKFIFNTSVGTQVRTFCSNPSGHVVVENHSGIMAANGHSYKDPALGSKNTNFALLVSHKFTEPFDKPNEYAREICKRANDLSNGGVIVQKFGDIMKGRRSTEKRIQEGFLEPTLKEAVPGDLGLVLPYNTMKSLVEMVEALDKVTPGLASEHTLFYGVEAKFYSARPKLTEEFETEIQGLYCGGDGAGITRGLAQAGAAGVWIARNMAKRL, encoded by the coding sequence ATGAACAAATATGATGCTATTATTGTTGGAGCTGGTCCAGCGGGGATTTTCGCTAGTTATGAACTATTAGAAAAAAAACCAAATGCAAAAGTGTTACTTATAGATAAAGGACACGATATTTACCGAAGAAATTGTCCGATTTTAGAAGAGAAAATTCAATTTTGTCCACCTGCAGCAGGTAAAAAAGACTTTGCTGGCTGTTTGCCTGCCTGTTCGATTACCAATGGTTTTGGTGGGGCTGGGGCATATAGTGATGGGAAATTTAATATCACTACAGAATTCGGTGGTTGGATGACCGATTATTTACAACCGTCCAAAGTCGTTGAATTAATCCGTTATGTCGATGAGATTAATTTAAAACATGGCGCAACAAACACCATTACAGACCCTACAACAGAAAAAGTAAGAGAAATTGAACAAAAGGGCTATGGAGCGGGGTTAAAATTATTGCGAGCAGAAGTTCGTCACTTAGGAACAGAACAAAACTTAGAAATTTTAAAATCGATTTATGAATATTTAAAAGATAAAATCGACATGATGTACAAAACAGAAGTAAAAGATATCTTAACGGAAAAAATCGACGGAAAGCATAAAATATATGGCATCGCCTTAAAAAATGGCACGGAGTTTACTAGTGATTTTGTCATGATTGCCCCGGGAAGAGATGGGTCGGCATGGCTAACAGATATTCTTAAAAAAAGAAAATTAAAAATGTATAATAACCAAGTGGATGTTGGTGTACGTGTAGAAACATCAGATGTAGTCATGAGAGAAATTAATGAACATTTATATGAAGGAAAATTCATTTTTAACACATCTGTCGGGACTCAAGTCAGAACATTTTGTAGCAATCCGTCTGGCCATGTTGTAGTAGAAAACCATAGTGGCATTATGGCAGCGAATGGACACTCTTATAAAGACCCTGCGTTAGGATCAAAAAATACAAATTTCGCCTTACTTGTTTCTCATAAATTTACAGAACCATTTGATAAACCAAATGAATATGCAAGAGAAATTTGTAAACGTGCCAATGATTTATCAAACGGCGGCGTTATCGTTCAAAAATTTGGTGATATTATGAAAGGAAGACGTTCAACGGAGAAGCGAATTCAAGAGGGTTTCCTAGAGCCGACATTAAAAGAAGCGGTTCCAGGTGATTTAGGCCTTGTGCTTCCTTACAATACGATGAAAAGCCTTGTTGAAATGGTCGAAGCGTTAGATAAAGTGACACCTGGACTAGCTTCAGAACACACTTTATTTTATGGTGTTGAAGCAAAATTTTACTCAGCCAGACCGAAGCTTACAGAGGAATTTGAAACTGAAATTCAAGGATTATATTGTGGTGGTGATGGAGCAGGAATTACAAGAGGTCTTGCTCAAGCAGGAGCGGCCGGAGTTTGGATCGCTCGCAATATGGCCAAAAGACTGTAA
- a CDS encoding glycosyltransferase family 2 protein, translating into MKMPTIFKPVEKPPRPKRYIPVSQKFTYSHIFAMLWMITSIVISLPWVYQLGAYITVPVALLIIAGIAYIPGYFNAFMVSSLLFDRQPVIKESFPTEPITILIACYNEEKGIEMTLEYIKKQDYTGDVRVIVIDNNSSDKTAEIAMAAGVELEMNVKVIQEPNPGKHHALNTALNYVDTDLVITLDADTLLQKSAVRKIVGRMISSPTDVCAVAGTVLVRNSRGKFLAKMQEWDYFLGIASIKRLQGLFQGTLVAQGAFSIYETNAVRLVNGWPDAIGEDIVLTWRLLSNNRKVYFEPMAVAFTEVPESFLHFFRQRSRWARGMVEALKVVKPWQQSSPYTKYLTGANLVMPYLDIVYTLIWIPGLVLAMFGYYWIVGAYTLLVLPLAMLVNYILYRYQKNVFEELNLNIRKNILGFIAFVLFYQILMSPISVWGYCQEVFKLKRIWK; encoded by the coding sequence ATGAAAATGCCAACAATATTTAAACCTGTTGAAAAACCCCCAAGACCAAAGCGCTATATTCCCGTCAGTCAAAAATTTACGTATAGTCATATTTTTGCGATGCTTTGGATGATTACTTCCATCGTTATTTCATTGCCATGGGTTTATCAATTAGGGGCTTATATTACAGTTCCTGTTGCCCTATTAATAATCGCAGGAATTGCCTATATCCCCGGATATTTTAATGCGTTTATGGTTTCAAGTTTGTTGTTTGATAGACAGCCTGTAATTAAAGAATCATTTCCAACCGAACCAATAACGATTTTAATAGCTTGTTATAATGAAGAAAAAGGAATTGAAATGACGTTAGAATATATAAAAAAACAAGATTACACTGGTGATGTTCGAGTCATTGTCATTGATAATAATTCCTCAGATAAGACAGCAGAAATTGCAATGGCAGCCGGTGTTGAACTTGAAATGAATGTAAAAGTTATCCAAGAACCTAACCCAGGAAAGCATCATGCATTAAACACAGCACTAAACTATGTCGACACAGATTTAGTTATTACATTAGATGCTGATACACTACTTCAAAAATCAGCTGTACGTAAAATTGTAGGTAGAATGATTAGCTCCCCTACAGATGTTTGTGCTGTTGCAGGGACAGTTTTAGTCCGTAATAGTCGAGGGAAATTTTTAGCTAAAATGCAAGAATGGGATTATTTCTTAGGGATTGCCAGTATTAAACGCCTTCAGGGTTTATTTCAAGGAACACTAGTTGCGCAAGGCGCATTCTCGATTTATGAAACGAATGCCGTACGGTTAGTGAACGGCTGGCCAGATGCTATCGGCGAAGATATCGTGTTAACTTGGCGCCTGCTCTCAAATAATCGAAAAGTATATTTTGAACCAATGGCCGTTGCTTTTACAGAAGTACCTGAATCATTCCTTCACTTTTTCAGACAACGTAGTCGTTGGGCAAGAGGGATGGTTGAAGCACTAAAAGTTGTGAAACCGTGGCAGCAATCTTCTCCTTATACAAAGTATTTAACTGGTGCAAATTTAGTTATGCCATACTTAGATATCGTGTACACATTAATTTGGATACCAGGATTAGTATTAGCGATGTTTGGTTATTATTGGATTGTTGGAGCTTATACCCTTCTCGTTTTGCCTTTAGCCATGCTTGTTAATTATATTTTGTACCGCTATCAAAAAAATGTGTTTGAAGAGCTAAACCTGAATATTAGAAAAAATATATTAGGCTTTATAGCGTTTGTGTTGTTTTATCAAATATTAATGAGTCCCATATCAGTTTGGGGCTATTGTCAGGAAGTATTTAAACTAAAACGAATATGGAAATAA
- a CDS encoding 1,4-dihydroxy-6-naphthoate synthase, whose translation MTLNIAFSPCPNDTFVFHAWVHGLLPQTPKVNVTYADIDITNHLATKPNELDVLKISYAALPWVLKEYALLPCGGALGRGCGPLVLTRNDMSSFGASALTKKRVAVPSERSTAYLLFRLWAEENVPGGVGEIVVMPFHEIMPAVRDGFIDAGLVIHEARFTYGQYELDMICDLGKWWEADTGLPIPLGAIIARRTLDLPALTNTIQQSVEYAWANPDVSKSYILEHAQEMSEDVANNHIQLYVNSFTASLGKEGYEAIYSLLGRAAEKGLVPSFDMNLL comes from the coding sequence ATGACATTAAATATCGCGTTTTCCCCTTGTCCAAACGATACATTTGTTTTTCATGCTTGGGTACACGGATTACTTCCTCAAACGCCTAAAGTGAATGTGACCTATGCAGATATAGACATAACAAATCATTTGGCGACTAAACCAAATGAGTTAGATGTGTTAAAAATATCCTATGCTGCACTACCATGGGTTTTAAAAGAGTATGCTCTTCTTCCTTGTGGGGGAGCATTAGGGAGAGGATGTGGCCCGCTTGTCTTAACAAGAAATGATATGTCATCTTTCGGTGCCAGTGCTCTTACAAAAAAAAGGGTGGCTGTTCCTAGTGAACGTTCAACCGCCTACTTATTGTTTCGGTTATGGGCAGAAGAAAATGTTCCTGGCGGCGTCGGAGAAATTGTGGTTATGCCGTTTCACGAAATTATGCCTGCGGTACGAGACGGATTCATTGACGCTGGTTTAGTCATTCATGAAGCACGATTTACATACGGTCAATATGAGTTAGATATGATATGTGACCTCGGAAAATGGTGGGAGGCAGACACAGGATTACCGATTCCATTAGGGGCCATCATTGCTCGGCGAACACTTGATTTACCAGCATTAACAAATACAATACAGCAATCTGTCGAATATGCTTGGGCCAATCCTGACGTGTCGAAGTCCTATATATTAGAACATGCTCAAGAAATGTCAGAAGATGTAGCAAATAACCACATCCAACTTTACGTAAATTCGTTCACTGCCAGTTTAGGAAAAGAGGGGTATGAAGCGATTTATTCTTTATTAGGACGGGCTGCTGAAAAAGGACTTGTTCCTTCATTTGACATGAACTTATTATAA
- the dacB gene encoding D-alanyl-D-alanine carboxypeptidase/D-alanyl-D-alanine-endopeptidase, with translation MKKILISLVFSLLLLFGPSLLTASAIENNWVLETKISEIIEKEIISNGAIASISVRDSENGKLLFDYNGDTRMRPASNMKLLTVASGLHHLGKDYTFQTLVQTDGKMKKHTLDGHIYVKGNGDPTLTVEVVEDMARKVKMAGIEKVKGDLIVDDSSYDSIRYPVDLPWSDEEMKYAPNISALTFTPNSELDIGTIFIDICPNKKVGKKAIVTSQPKASYPPILNKTKTVHSDKNKGITVTRKHGSDTIIVEGEIDLTSEKSQTQIAIWDPTYMTGLLFKEQLEEQGITVKGEVTKGEAPAHSLVIVRHSSPPLTHIVTSLMKHSNNGISEMLIKELGKSQKGTGSWESGLDVVTDTIKSFGIDPNTMIIRDGSGLSHVNGIPANELTNFLYVIQKEGWFDDFFHTLPVAGIEDETIGGTLSDRMNHGQTKGNVFAKTGTLSTVSSLSGYVTTRNENTLIFSILLNQLKETDGKEIEDHIVSILADL, from the coding sequence ATGAAAAAAATTCTCATTTCGCTTGTTTTTAGTTTACTACTATTATTTGGACCATCTTTACTAACTGCTTCTGCTATTGAAAACAACTGGGTGCTTGAAACGAAAATAAGCGAAATAATTGAAAAAGAAATTATTTCTAACGGTGCTATTGCTAGTATAAGCGTTCGGGATAGCGAAAATGGAAAGCTATTATTTGACTATAACGGGGACACAAGAATGAGACCCGCTTCCAATATGAAATTATTAACTGTCGCTAGTGGTCTTCATCATCTTGGCAAAGACTATACATTTCAAACATTGGTTCAAACAGATGGCAAAATGAAAAAGCATACACTCGATGGTCATATATATGTTAAAGGGAATGGTGACCCAACACTTACAGTTGAAGTGGTAGAAGATATGGCTCGAAAAGTAAAAATGGCAGGGATCGAAAAGGTAAAAGGCGACCTTATTGTCGACGATTCGTCCTATGATTCAATTCGGTATCCCGTAGACCTACCTTGGTCTGATGAAGAAATGAAATACGCACCAAATATATCAGCGTTAACATTCACTCCAAATAGCGAGTTAGATATTGGTACCATTTTTATTGACATATGCCCCAACAAAAAGGTCGGAAAAAAAGCAATCGTGACAAGTCAGCCGAAAGCCTCATATCCTCCGATATTAAACAAAACAAAGACAGTACATTCCGACAAAAATAAAGGGATAACGGTAACAAGGAAACATGGCTCAGATACAATCATAGTTGAGGGAGAAATTGATTTAACGAGTGAAAAGTCACAAACACAAATCGCCATTTGGGACCCAACGTATATGACGGGTTTATTATTTAAAGAACAATTAGAAGAACAAGGTATTACAGTAAAGGGAGAGGTTACAAAAGGAGAAGCCCCCGCTCATTCACTTGTTATTGTGCGTCATTCTTCTCCCCCTTTAACACACATTGTTACTTCTTTAATGAAACATAGTAATAATGGTATTTCTGAAATGCTTATAAAGGAATTAGGGAAGAGCCAAAAAGGGACAGGAAGTTGGGAAAGTGGATTAGATGTTGTTACTGACACAATCAAATCTTTTGGTATCGACCCAAACACGATGATTATACGTGATGGTTCAGGACTTTCTCATGTAAATGGAATTCCCGCAAATGAATTAACCAATTTTCTTTATGTTATTCAAAAAGAGGGATGGTTTGATGATTTTTTTCATACGTTACCTGTAGCAGGAATCGAAGACGAAACGATAGGTGGAACCCTTTCTGACCGAATGAATCACGGGCAAACAAAAGGGAATGTATTTGCAAAAACAGGCACATTATCAACAGTAAGTTCGCTTTCTGGTTATGTAACGACACGGAATGAAAACACGCTTATTTTCTCAATTTTACTTAACCAGCTAAAAGAAACGGATGGAAAAGAAATAGAGGACCACATTGTCTCCATATTAGCAGATTTGTAA
- a CDS encoding flavodoxin domain-containing protein, producing the protein MKIAIVYSSVTGNTKELVEEISKECHKKFQHVDMFPIHQFTFSFLDFYDVIVIGTYTWGNGDIPKEMVPLYEALNKKERRRLVTGVVGTGDRFYPHFCGAVDHFKDMLHAKTNLAVTLKVELLPQEIDKEKCKQFVELVWKRLEEQVLLKK; encoded by the coding sequence ATGAAGATTGCCATCGTCTATAGTTCCGTGACAGGGAATACGAAAGAATTGGTCGAAGAGATATCCAAAGAATGCCACAAGAAATTTCAGCATGTTGATATGTTTCCAATTCATCAATTTACTTTTTCTTTCCTTGATTTTTATGATGTTATTGTCATTGGAACATATACATGGGGAAACGGTGACATTCCGAAAGAAATGGTGCCATTATATGAGGCGTTAAACAAAAAGGAAAGAAGAAGGCTAGTGACTGGAGTAGTAGGGACGGGTGACCGCTTTTATCCTCATTTTTGTGGAGCTGTTGATCATTTCAAGGATATGTTACATGCGAAAACAAATTTAGCCGTCACACTAAAAGTAGAATTGTTGCCACAAGAAATTGACAAAGAGAAGTGTAAACAGTTTGTTGAGTTAGTGTGGAAACGTTTGGAAGAACAAGTATTACTAAAAAAATAG
- a CDS encoding futalosine hydrolase produces MPNQTILLVTSVEAEKQAILNGLGHTNQISVEIVGVGPMQAAVHTARLLMNKNYDLVINVGIAGGFVNEVEIGDIVVGTSTVAAELGSETKDGFLTLEELGFGESMFSSNPHHRSIIKNALDDKQYATRLGPILTVSTTTGTKETSEKLKRRFPSAIAEAMEGFGVATAANVFNVPMLEIRSISNRVGPRNKEEWKIKEALHQLTTVSSVIKELYT; encoded by the coding sequence ATGCCAAATCAAACTATCTTACTTGTAACATCTGTTGAAGCTGAAAAGCAAGCGATCCTAAATGGCTTAGGTCATACGAATCAAATTTCCGTTGAAATCGTTGGTGTTGGGCCAATGCAAGCTGCAGTACATACAGCACGATTATTAATGAACAAAAATTATGATTTAGTTATAAATGTAGGAATAGCTGGTGGCTTTGTTAACGAAGTCGAAATAGGGGATATCGTGGTTGGCACATCGACCGTGGCTGCAGAATTAGGCTCAGAAACAAAAGATGGGTTTTTAACATTAGAAGAGCTTGGTTTCGGAGAAAGTATGTTTTCTTCTAATCCTCATCATCGATCCATCATTAAAAATGCACTAGATGATAAGCAATATGCAACTCGTTTAGGTCCGATTTTAACGGTTTCTACAACGACAGGGACGAAAGAAACAAGTGAAAAACTAAAAAGAAGATTTCCCTCTGCGATTGCAGAAGCAATGGAAGGCTTTGGAGTAGCAACGGCAGCAAATGTATTTAATGTGCCCATGCTAGAAATTCGCTCCATTTCAAATCGAGTCGGTCCACGCAATAAAGAGGAATGGAAAATAAAAGAAGCATTACATCAACTGACGACCGTCAGTTCAGTAATAAAGGAGTTGTACACATGA